One genomic window of Corynebacterium massiliense DSM 45435 includes the following:
- a CDS encoding peptide chain release factor 3: MSSVAAEASRRRTFAVIAHPDAGKSTLTEALALHAHVINEAGAVHGKAGRKATVSDWMDMEKERGISVASSALQFEYAPEGHAGAPYMINLVDTPGHADFSEDTYRVLTAVDAAVMLIDAAKGLEPQTLKLFRVCKSRGLPIITVINKWDRAGREALELVDEIVNEIELQPTPLYWPVGEAGDFRGLAHVNDDGEADEYIHFLRTAGGSTIAPEEHFAPDAAAEKEGAAWETAQEEAELLAADGALHDQELFEQCVTSPLIFASAMLNFGVHQILDTLCAIAPQPRERDSDPRALAASQQAMDETRAVADDFSGVVFKVQAGMDRKHRDTLAFMRVVSGVFRRGMQVTHAQSGRSFSTKYALTVFGRTRDTVEEAYPGDIVGLVNAGSLAPGDTIYEGKKVQFKPMPQFAPEAFRILRAKSLGKYKAFRKGLEQLDAEGVVQILRNDARGDAAPVMAAVGPMQFDVMQARMELEYNVETVTEPIPYSVARRTDAESAPELGRQRGVEIFTRTDGELIALFGDKWKLKFIEKEHPELTMDTLVAD, encoded by the coding sequence ATGAGTTCCGTCGCCGCTGAAGCCTCCCGCCGCCGCACCTTCGCCGTCATCGCCCACCCGGATGCCGGTAAATCCACGCTCACCGAGGCGCTCGCGCTGCACGCCCACGTCATCAACGAGGCCGGCGCCGTCCACGGCAAAGCGGGCCGCAAGGCGACGGTGTCCGACTGGATGGACATGGAAAAAGAGCGCGGCATCTCGGTCGCCTCGTCGGCGCTGCAGTTCGAGTACGCCCCCGAGGGCCACGCGGGCGCGCCGTACATGATCAACCTCGTGGACACCCCGGGCCACGCGGACTTTTCCGAGGACACCTACCGCGTGCTCACCGCCGTCGACGCCGCGGTCATGCTCATCGACGCCGCCAAGGGCTTGGAGCCGCAGACGCTGAAACTGTTCCGCGTGTGCAAGTCCCGCGGGCTGCCGATCATCACCGTGATCAACAAGTGGGACCGCGCCGGCCGGGAGGCGCTGGAGCTTGTCGATGAAATCGTCAACGAAATCGAACTCCAACCCACCCCTCTGTACTGGCCGGTGGGCGAGGCGGGTGACTTCCGCGGCCTCGCGCACGTCAACGACGACGGCGAGGCGGACGAATACATCCACTTTTTGCGCACCGCGGGCGGCTCGACCATCGCGCCGGAGGAACACTTTGCCCCGGACGCGGCGGCGGAGAAAGAGGGCGCGGCGTGGGAGACCGCGCAGGAGGAAGCCGAGCTACTCGCCGCGGACGGCGCGCTGCACGACCAGGAGCTGTTCGAGCAGTGCGTGACCTCGCCGCTGATCTTCGCCTCCGCGATGCTGAACTTCGGCGTGCACCAGATCTTGGACACCCTGTGCGCGATCGCCCCGCAGCCGCGGGAGCGCGACTCCGACCCGCGGGCGCTCGCGGCGTCGCAGCAGGCAATGGACGAAACGCGCGCGGTCGCCGACGACTTTTCCGGCGTGGTGTTCAAGGTGCAGGCCGGCATGGACCGCAAGCACCGCGACACGCTGGCATTTATGCGTGTGGTCTCAGGCGTGTTCCGCCGCGGCATGCAGGTCACGCACGCACAATCGGGCCGCAGCTTTTCCACCAAGTACGCGCTCACCGTCTTCGGCCGCACGCGCGACACGGTCGAGGAGGCCTACCCCGGCGACATCGTCGGTCTGGTCAACGCGGGCTCCCTCGCGCCGGGCGACACGATCTACGAGGGCAAGAAGGTCCAGTTCAAGCCGATGCCGCAGTTCGCGCCGGAGGCGTTCCGCATCCTGCGCGCGAAGTCGTTGGGAAAGTACAAGGCGTTCCGCAAGGGCCTCGAACAGCTCGACGCGGAGGGCGTGGTGCAGATCCTGCGCAACGACGCGCGTGGCGATGCCGCCCCCGTCATGGCCGCCGTCGGCCCCATGCAGTTCGACGTCATGCAGGCGCGCATGGAACTCGAGTACAACGTTGAGACGGTCACCGAGCCCATCCCCTACTCCGTCGCGCGGCGCACCGACGCCGAGTCCGCGCCGGAGCTCGGCAGGCAGCGCGGCGTGGAGATTTTCACGCGCACCGATGGCGAGCTCATCGCGCTGTTTGGCGATAAGTGGAAGCTCAAGTTCATCGAGAAAGAACACCCCGAGCTGACGATGGACACGCTCGTCGCCGACTAG